From the genome of Paraburkholderia aromaticivorans, one region includes:
- a CDS encoding potassium transporter Kup, producing the protein MTDNNHEHKQPLPSLAIAAIGVVFGDIGTSPLYSLKEAFSPSHGIPLTEQSILGVISLLFWAIVIVVGIKYVLFVMRADNNGEGGVLALMALALRSLDEKSKMAGLLMMLGIFGACMFYGDAVITPAISVISAVEGLEIAAPHLSHLVLPLTIVILILLFWIQRHGTAMVGRLFGPIMVLWFVVLAALGLWHILQSPNVIRALNPYYAYTFMAAHVLQAYVVLGSVVLVLTGAEALYADMGHFGAKPIRMAWYVLVMPSLVLNYFGQGALLMHDPKAIENPFFLLAPDWALLPLVVLSTVATVIASQAVISGAYSLTSQAIQLGYVPRMKILHTSELAIGQIYVPVVNWMLLFIILCIVIAFKSSDNLAAAYGIAVTATMVITTILACVVMVKVWNWNKLLVALIIGVFMTVDLGFFGANLLKVEEGGWLPLGIGALLFFLLMTWYKGRMIVKERTAADGIPLMPFLQGLLAHPPHRVSGTAIYLTGSDSLVPVSLLHNLKHNKVLHERTIFLTFVTRDIPYVNDAERVTVKDIEGGLYLVKAAYGFNETPDVKAVLLEVGRTHDMTFELMDTSFFLARETVVPTQLPGMSVWRERVFAWMHQNAAKPTDFFSIPANRVVELGTKIEI; encoded by the coding sequence ATGACAGATAACAATCACGAGCACAAACAGCCTCTGCCTTCCCTCGCCATTGCCGCGATCGGAGTGGTATTCGGCGATATCGGCACAAGCCCGTTGTACTCGCTGAAAGAGGCCTTCAGCCCATCTCATGGCATTCCGCTGACGGAGCAATCCATTCTCGGTGTGATCTCGCTGCTGTTCTGGGCGATCGTGATCGTGGTCGGCATCAAGTACGTGTTGTTCGTGATGCGCGCGGACAATAACGGCGAGGGCGGTGTGCTCGCGCTGATGGCGCTGGCGCTGCGCTCGCTCGACGAGAAGTCGAAAATGGCCGGCTTGCTGATGATGCTCGGCATCTTCGGCGCCTGCATGTTCTATGGCGACGCGGTGATCACGCCGGCCATCTCGGTGATCTCGGCGGTCGAAGGTCTGGAGATTGCCGCGCCACATCTGTCGCATCTGGTGCTGCCGCTGACGATCGTCATCCTCATCCTGCTGTTCTGGATCCAGCGGCACGGCACGGCCATGGTCGGCCGCCTGTTCGGTCCGATCATGGTGCTGTGGTTCGTGGTGCTCGCGGCGCTCGGCCTGTGGCACATCCTGCAGTCGCCGAACGTGATCCGCGCGCTGAACCCGTACTACGCCTATACCTTCATGGCCGCGCACGTGCTGCAGGCTTACGTGGTGCTCGGCTCGGTGGTGCTGGTGCTGACCGGCGCCGAAGCGCTGTACGCCGACATGGGGCACTTCGGCGCGAAGCCGATCCGCATGGCGTGGTACGTGCTGGTGATGCCGTCGCTGGTGCTGAACTACTTCGGCCAGGGCGCGCTGCTGATGCACGATCCGAAGGCGATCGAAAACCCGTTCTTCCTGCTCGCGCCGGATTGGGCGTTGCTGCCGCTCGTCGTGCTCTCCACCGTCGCAACGGTGATCGCCTCGCAGGCGGTGATTTCCGGCGCCTATTCGCTGACGAGCCAGGCGATCCAGCTCGGCTACGTGCCGCGTATGAAGATTCTGCACACGTCGGAACTGGCGATCGGGCAGATCTATGTGCCGGTGGTGAACTGGATGCTGCTGTTCATCATTCTGTGCATCGTGATTGCCTTCAAGAGTTCGGACAATCTGGCGGCCGCATACGGTATCGCGGTGACGGCCACCATGGTGATCACCACGATTCTCGCCTGCGTGGTGATGGTGAAAGTGTGGAACTGGAACAAGCTGCTGGTGGCGCTGATCATTGGCGTATTCATGACGGTCGATCTAGGCTTTTTCGGCGCCAATCTGCTGAAGGTCGAAGAAGGCGGCTGGCTGCCGCTCGGCATCGGCGCGTTGCTGTTCTTCCTGCTGATGACCTGGTACAAGGGGCGCATGATCGTCAAGGAACGCACGGCCGCCGACGGTATTCCGCTCATGCCTTTCCTGCAGGGGCTGCTCGCGCATCCGCCGCATCGCGTGTCGGGCACGGCGATCTATCTGACCGGCAGCGATTCGCTCGTGCCGGTGAGTCTGCTGCACAATCTGAAGCACAACAAGGTGTTGCATGAGCGGACCATCTTCCTGACCTTCGTGACGCGCGATATCCCGTACGTCAACGATGCGGAGCGCGTAACGGTGAAGGATATCGAGGGCGGACTGTATCTCGTCAAGGCCGCCTATGGTTTCAACGAAACGCCGGACGTGAAGGCGGTGCTGCTCGAAGTGGGCCGCACGCATGACATGACCTTCGAGTTGATGGACACGTCGTTCTTCCTCGCGCGCGAAACGGTGGTGCCGACGCAGTTGCCGGGCATGTCGGTGTGGCGCGAGCGCGTGTTCGCGTGGATGCACCAGAACGCCGCGAAGCCGACGGACTTCTTCAGTATTCCGGCCAACCGGGTGGTGGAGTTAGGGACGAAGATCGAGATTTGA
- a CDS encoding Tex family protein, whose amino-acid sequence MTETVALKIVQRIAAELSVQPRQVAAAVQLLDEGATVPFIARYRKEVTDNLDDTQLRNLEERLLYLRELEDRRAAIIASIDEQGKLTDELRAAIEGADSKQVLEDLYLPYKPKRRTRAQIAREAGLQPLADALLANPLLDPQTEAAAYVDAEKGVADLKAALDGARDILSEQFGETAELLGKLREYLFNQGVVSSKVVEGKENAEEEKFRDYYDYAETIRTVPSHRALALFRGRNAGVLMVKLGLGEELDAQVPHPGEALIARHFGIANQNRPADKWLSDVCRWCWRVKVQPHIENELLTNLRDEAEHEAIRVFARNLKDLLLAAPAGPKAVIGLDPGMRTGVKVAVVDRTGKVLATDVIYPHEPRRDWDGSIAKLARICAQTQAELISIGNGTASRETDKLASELIARHPEFKLQKIVVSEAGASVYSASELAAKEFPDMDVSLRGAVSIARRLQDPLAELVKIEPKAIGVGQYQHDVNQRELARSLDAVVEDCVNAVGVDANTASVALLARVSGLNATLARNIVDYRDANGPFPSREHLRKVPRLGDKTFEQAAGFLRINNGENPLDRSSVHPEAYPVVERMLAKISKHVGEVLGNRDALRGLSPAEFVDDRFGLPTVRDILLELEKPGRDPRPEFKTATFREGVEKVSDLTPGMVLEGVVTNVAAFGAFIDIGVHQDGLVHVSAMSTKFIKDPHEVVKAGQIVKVKVLEVDVKRQRIALTMRMDDEVGVAAARSGGGQQERGGAGRSSGGGRGAPQQRSREPEPGGAMAAAFAKLKQK is encoded by the coding sequence ATGACGGAAACCGTAGCACTCAAGATCGTACAGCGCATCGCCGCCGAACTGTCCGTCCAGCCGCGCCAGGTCGCGGCCGCGGTGCAACTTCTCGACGAAGGAGCGACTGTTCCGTTCATCGCCCGCTACCGTAAGGAAGTGACCGACAATCTCGACGACACGCAACTGCGTAACCTCGAGGAACGCCTGCTGTATCTGCGCGAGCTGGAAGACCGGCGCGCCGCGATCATCGCCAGCATCGACGAACAGGGCAAGCTGACCGACGAGCTGCGCGCCGCGATCGAAGGCGCCGACAGCAAGCAGGTGCTGGAAGACCTGTATCTCCCGTACAAGCCGAAGCGCCGCACGCGCGCGCAGATCGCCCGCGAAGCCGGCCTGCAGCCGCTTGCCGACGCGCTGCTCGCCAATCCGCTGCTCGACCCGCAAACGGAAGCCGCCGCCTACGTGGACGCCGAAAAAGGCGTCGCCGACCTCAAGGCCGCGCTGGACGGCGCGCGCGACATCCTCTCGGAGCAGTTCGGCGAAACGGCCGAGTTGCTCGGCAAGCTGCGCGAGTATCTGTTCAACCAGGGCGTGGTGTCGTCGAAAGTGGTGGAAGGCAAGGAAAACGCCGAGGAAGAAAAATTCCGCGACTACTACGACTATGCGGAAACCATCCGCACCGTGCCGTCGCATCGCGCGCTGGCGCTGTTCCGCGGCCGCAATGCGGGCGTGCTGATGGTCAAGCTGGGTCTCGGCGAGGAACTGGACGCGCAGGTGCCGCATCCGGGCGAAGCGCTGATCGCGCGCCACTTCGGCATCGCCAATCAGAACCGTCCGGCCGACAAGTGGCTCTCCGACGTGTGCCGCTGGTGCTGGCGCGTGAAGGTGCAGCCGCATATCGAAAACGAACTGCTGACCAATCTGCGCGACGAAGCCGAGCACGAAGCGATCCGCGTGTTCGCGCGCAATCTGAAGGACCTGCTGCTGGCCGCGCCCGCCGGACCGAAGGCCGTGATCGGCCTCGACCCGGGCATGCGTACCGGCGTGAAGGTCGCCGTGGTCGACCGCACCGGCAAGGTGCTCGCCACCGACGTGATTTATCCGCACGAGCCGCGCCGCGACTGGGACGGCTCGATCGCGAAACTCGCGCGCATCTGCGCGCAGACGCAGGCCGAACTGATCAGCATCGGCAACGGCACGGCGTCGCGTGAAACGGACAAGCTCGCGAGCGAACTGATCGCGCGTCATCCGGAATTCAAGCTGCAGAAGATCGTGGTGTCCGAAGCCGGCGCGTCGGTGTACTCGGCCTCCGAACTCGCGGCGAAGGAATTCCCCGACATGGACGTGTCGCTGCGCGGTGCGGTGTCGATTGCGCGCCGTCTGCAGGATCCGCTCGCGGAGCTGGTGAAGATCGAGCCGAAGGCGATCGGCGTCGGCCAGTATCAGCACGACGTGAACCAGCGCGAGCTGGCCCGTTCGCTGGATGCCGTGGTCGAAGACTGCGTGAACGCCGTCGGCGTGGATGCGAATACCGCGTCCGTCGCGCTGCTCGCCCGCGTCTCTGGCCTGAATGCCACGCTGGCGCGCAATATCGTCGACTATCGCGATGCGAACGGTCCGTTCCCGTCGCGCGAACATCTGCGCAAGGTGCCGCGGCTGGGCGACAAGACCTTCGAGCAGGCTGCCGGGTTCCTGCGCATCAACAACGGTGAGAATCCGCTCGACCGTTCGTCGGTGCACCCGGAAGCGTATCCGGTCGTCGAACGCATGCTCGCGAAAATCAGCAAGCATGTCGGTGAAGTGCTGGGCAACCGCGACGCGTTGCGGGGCCTGTCGCCCGCGGAATTCGTCGACGATCGTTTCGGGCTGCCGACCGTGCGCGACATTCTGCTCGAACTCGAAAAGCCGGGCCGCGACCCGCGTCCCGAGTTCAAGACGGCGACCTTCCGCGAAGGCGTCGAGAAGGTCAGCGATCTGACACCGGGCATGGTGCTCGAAGGCGTCGTGACCAACGTGGCGGCATTCGGCGCATTCATCGACATCGGCGTGCATCAGGACGGTCTGGTGCACGTCTCGGCGATGTCGACGAAGTTCATCAAGGACCCGCACGAAGTCGTCAAGGCCGGGCAGATCGTCAAGGTGAAGGTGCTGGAGGTCGACGTGAAGCGCCAGCGTATCGCGCTGACCATGCGCATGGACGACGAGGTCGGTGTGGCCGCGGCGCGCAGCGGCGGCGGCCAGCAGGAGCGCGGCGGCGCGGGCCGCTCGAGCGGCGGTGGACGCGGCGCGCCGCAACAGCGCTCGCGCGAGCCGGAACCGGGCGGCGCGATGGCGGCTGCATTCGCCAAGCTCAAGCAGAAGTAA
- a CDS encoding DUF465 domain-containing protein, which translates to MRDQHHVINADTLRDRILQLESEHSGLDRLIDRMSDEPGIDDFELQRLKKRKLKVKDTIILLQLQLEPDARA; encoded by the coding sequence ATGCGCGATCAACATCACGTCATCAACGCGGACACACTTCGCGACCGTATTCTGCAACTGGAATCGGAGCATAGTGGCCTCGACCGCCTGATCGACCGAATGTCGGATGAGCCCGGCATCGACGACTTCGAGTTGCAGCGCCTGAAAAAGCGCAAACTCAAAGTCAAGGACACCATCATCTTGCTGCAGTTGCAGCTCGAACCGGACGCACGCGCCTGA
- a CDS encoding ATP-dependent DNA helicase — MNSPLETSSRVTPGDDASAAAAPAPRAPASALSASLNPRRAAELDEIFADNGLLARQIDGYRSRASQIEMSRAVAAAMEASGRAMPEPAMFEAQKRPARRLQAPGAEATAQPTENAESGGLDGSENTLIVEAGTGTGKTYAYLVPAMLWGGKVIVSTGTKHLQDQLFQRDIPTVRDALAVPVSVAMLKGRANYLCHYYLQRTADNGRLPSRQETSYLQDIVRFAKITRTGDKAELASVPETAAVWSMVTSTRENCLGQECPHYKDCFVMQARREAQQADIVVVNHHLFFADIMLRDTGMAELLPTANTIIFDEAHQLPETATLFFGETLSTTQFLELARDSVAEGLGHARETVDWVTLGSTLERAARDVRLAFKEDSVRLSIGQLPDDHPLFPALETLETELDALASALAGQAERAESIGACLRRARELQGVLAGWTTPPTQTEREAADATSADGKAERADPNEKVRWIEVFAHTVQLHETPLSVAPIFAKQRAGVPRAWIFTSATLSVRGDFTHYAAQMGLNAKRSMTLPSPFDYPTQGLLYVPRNLPQPSSPMFTDAVFDAALPAIEASGGGVFMLCTTLRAVDRISAKLRDTIEARGWDYPLLVQGDASRTELLDRFRSYGNAILVGSQSFWEGVDVRGDALSLVVIDKLPFAPPDDPVLSARLDALTKKGLSPFAVHQLPQAVITLKQGAGRLIRAETDRGVLMICDTRLVDKPYGRRIWQSLPPFKRTREIEVVREFFEENATPAQ, encoded by the coding sequence TTGAATTCACCGCTTGAAACTTCATCCCGTGTCACGCCGGGCGACGACGCATCCGCAGCCGCTGCACCGGCGCCGCGTGCGCCCGCGTCCGCGCTGAGCGCGTCGCTCAACCCGCGCCGCGCCGCCGAACTGGACGAGATCTTCGCCGACAACGGCTTGCTGGCCCGTCAGATCGACGGATACCGCTCGCGTGCGTCGCAGATCGAAATGTCGCGCGCCGTGGCCGCAGCTATGGAAGCGTCGGGTCGCGCGATGCCCGAACCCGCGATGTTCGAGGCGCAGAAGCGTCCGGCGCGGCGCCTGCAGGCGCCGGGCGCCGAGGCCACCGCGCAGCCCACAGAGAACGCCGAATCGGGCGGCCTCGACGGCAGCGAGAACACGCTGATCGTCGAAGCCGGTACGGGCACGGGGAAGACCTACGCCTATCTCGTGCCGGCCATGCTATGGGGCGGCAAGGTGATCGTCTCCACCGGCACGAAGCATCTGCAGGACCAGCTCTTTCAGCGTGACATTCCGACCGTGCGCGATGCGCTCGCGGTGCCGGTATCGGTCGCCATGCTTAAAGGTCGCGCGAACTACCTGTGTCACTACTATCTCCAGCGCACCGCCGATAACGGCCGTCTGCCGTCGCGCCAGGAAACTTCGTATCTGCAGGATATCGTGCGCTTCGCGAAGATCACGCGCACAGGCGACAAGGCCGAACTGGCCAGCGTGCCCGAAACGGCCGCGGTGTGGTCGATGGTCACGTCGACACGCGAAAACTGTCTCGGCCAGGAGTGTCCGCATTACAAGGACTGCTTCGTAATGCAGGCGCGCCGTGAGGCGCAGCAGGCGGATATCGTGGTGGTCAACCACCATCTCTTTTTCGCCGACATCATGTTGCGCGATACGGGCATGGCTGAGTTGCTGCCTACCGCCAATACCATCATCTTCGACGAAGCACACCAGTTGCCCGAAACAGCCACGCTGTTTTTCGGCGAGACGCTTTCGACCACGCAGTTTCTGGAACTGGCGCGCGATTCGGTGGCTGAAGGTCTGGGCCACGCGCGTGAAACGGTGGATTGGGTCACGCTCGGCTCGACGCTCGAACGTGCGGCGCGCGATGTCCGGCTTGCCTTCAAGGAAGACTCGGTGCGCCTGTCGATTGGCCAGTTGCCGGACGACCATCCGCTGTTTCCCGCGCTCGAAACGCTGGAGACGGAACTCGATGCCCTCGCGTCCGCGCTGGCGGGTCAGGCCGAGCGCGCCGAATCGATCGGCGCGTGTCTGCGCCGCGCGCGCGAGTTGCAGGGCGTGCTCGCCGGCTGGACCACGCCGCCCACGCAGACCGAGCGCGAGGCGGCTGATGCCACCTCGGCGGACGGCAAAGCCGAGCGCGCCGACCCGAACGAAAAGGTGCGCTGGATCGAAGTCTTCGCACATACCGTGCAATTGCACGAAACGCCGTTGTCGGTCGCGCCGATCTTTGCGAAGCAGCGCGCCGGCGTGCCGCGCGCGTGGATCTTCACGTCGGCTACGTTGTCGGTGCGCGGCGATTTCACGCACTATGCCGCGCAGATGGGTCTGAACGCAAAACGTTCAATGACGCTGCCCAGTCCTTTCGACTATCCGACGCAGGGGCTGCTGTACGTGCCGCGCAATTTGCCGCAGCCGTCCTCGCCGATGTTCACCGACGCCGTCTTCGACGCCGCCTTGCCGGCGATCGAGGCATCGGGCGGCGGCGTCTTCATGTTGTGCACGACGCTGCGCGCGGTGGACCGCATCTCGGCGAAGCTGCGCGACACGATCGAAGCGCGCGGCTGGGACTATCCGCTGCTCGTGCAGGGCGATGCGAGCCGTACCGAGTTGCTGGATCGGTTCCGGTCGTACGGCAATGCGATTCTGGTGGGCAGCCAGAGTTTCTGGGAAGGGGTGGACGTGCGCGGCGACGCTTTGTCGCTCGTGGTGATCGACAAGCTGCCGTTCGCTCCGCCCGACGATCCCGTTCTGTCGGCGCGTCTCGACGCGCTCACCAAGAAGGGCTTGAGCCCGTTCGCCGTGCATCAGTTGCCGCAGGCCGTGATTACGCTGAAGCAGGGCGCAGGGCGCCTGATTCGCGCTGAGACCGATCGCGGCGTGCTGATGATCTGCGACACGCGCCTCGTCGATAAACCGTATGGGCGCCGTATCTGGCAAAGCCTGCCGCCATTCAAACGCACACGTGAGATCGAGGTGGTGCGCGAGTTCTTTGAAGAGAACGCAACACCGGCTCAATAA
- a CDS encoding cupin domain-containing protein, giving the protein MPKRPTDHPADAASARNSSPASKPALPAAPVLPPSPDTPTPLLGNLTPSQFMRRYWQKKPLLIRQAIPNVEAPLSREAFFELADRDEVEARLITHFRNKWQLEHGPFAPDELPSLKQRAWTLLVQGVDLYDDRARALLDRFRFVPDARLDDLMISYASDGGGVGPHFDSYDVFLLQVKGKRRWRISAQKDLTLQAGLPLKVLQNFQAEEEWLLEPGDMLYLPPHIAHDGIAEGECMTCSIGFRAPSTSELTAQFLYHLAERGEAAGSAGALYRDPQQPAVERPAELPAALVERVGAILAGIKWKEQDIASFLGTYLSEPKPSVVFDPPQRPLNEARFISQASKSGIRLDRKTNLLYNRRFFFVNGEETSFDGAKKWLFDLADHRSMSAKRFVTLSHDSSVTARLHEWYCAGWIQVGELA; this is encoded by the coding sequence ATGCCCAAGCGGCCCACTGACCACCCGGCCGACGCTGCATCGGCACGGAATTCGTCGCCGGCTTCAAAGCCGGCCCTGCCCGCTGCTCCGGTTCTGCCGCCCTCGCCAGACACGCCGACACCGCTGCTCGGCAATCTCACGCCGTCGCAATTCATGCGCCGCTACTGGCAGAAGAAGCCATTGCTGATTCGCCAGGCGATTCCGAACGTCGAGGCACCGCTCTCGCGCGAAGCATTTTTCGAACTGGCCGATCGGGACGAAGTCGAGGCACGTCTGATCACGCATTTCCGCAATAAATGGCAGCTGGAGCACGGTCCGTTCGCGCCTGACGAACTGCCGTCGCTCAAGCAGCGCGCGTGGACCCTCCTCGTGCAAGGCGTGGATCTCTACGACGACCGCGCGCGCGCCTTGCTCGACCGCTTCCGTTTCGTGCCGGACGCGCGCCTCGACGACCTGATGATCTCGTATGCAAGCGACGGCGGCGGCGTAGGCCCCCACTTCGATTCCTACGATGTGTTTCTTTTGCAAGTAAAAGGCAAGCGACGTTGGCGCATCAGCGCGCAGAAAGATCTGACACTGCAAGCCGGCTTGCCGTTGAAAGTTTTACAGAATTTCCAGGCCGAAGAGGAATGGCTGCTCGAACCGGGCGACATGCTGTACCTGCCGCCGCACATCGCGCATGACGGAATCGCCGAAGGCGAATGCATGACCTGTTCGATCGGTTTTCGCGCGCCCTCCACGAGCGAATTGACCGCGCAGTTCCTCTACCATCTGGCCGAGCGCGGCGAGGCGGCGGGCAGCGCGGGTGCGCTTTATCGCGATCCGCAGCAGCCCGCTGTCGAGCGTCCGGCCGAACTGCCGGCCGCGCTGGTCGAAAGGGTTGGCGCAATCCTTGCTGGCATCAAATGGAAAGAGCAGGATATTGCGTCGTTCCTTGGTACGTATCTCAGCGAACCCAAGCCGAGTGTCGTCTTTGATCCGCCGCAAAGGCCGCTTAATGAAGCACGTTTCATCAGTCAGGCATCGAAGTCGGGTATTCGACTGGACCGGAAGACTAATTTGTTGTACAACCGCCGTTTTTTCTTCGTAAATGGAGAGGAAACGTCATTCGACGGCGCAAAAAAGTGGTTGTTTGACCTCGCAGATCACCGGTCTATGAGTGCGAAACGCTTTGTAACACTCTCACACGATTCGTCGGTGACAGCACGGCTACACGAGTGGTATTGTGCGGGCTGGATACAAGTGGGCGAGCTTGCGTAA
- a CDS encoding FKBP-type peptidyl-prolyl cis-trans isomerase, translating into MKIAKNTVVSVAYKLSDAQGNLIEESDEPMVYLHGGYDGTFPKIEEELDGHEAGFETQIQLEPQDAFGEYDPDLVKIEPRDRFPEPLEVGMQFEGTPEEGDEDLDSLVYVVTDVAEDKVVLDGNHPLAGMALRFALTVKDVRPATEDEIQHEHAHGADGLEVLDDDEDDEEDKSGPTLH; encoded by the coding sequence ATGAAAATCGCAAAGAACACCGTCGTGTCGGTCGCTTACAAGCTGTCGGATGCGCAGGGCAATCTGATTGAAGAAAGCGACGAGCCGATGGTCTATCTGCACGGCGGCTATGATGGCACGTTCCCCAAGATCGAGGAAGAGCTCGACGGCCACGAGGCCGGCTTCGAGACCCAGATCCAGCTCGAGCCGCAAGACGCGTTCGGCGAATACGATCCCGATCTCGTGAAGATCGAGCCGCGCGATCGCTTCCCGGAACCGCTCGAAGTCGGCATGCAATTCGAGGGCACGCCGGAAGAGGGCGACGAGGATCTCGATTCGCTCGTCTACGTGGTGACCGACGTCGCGGAAGACAAGGTGGTGCTCGACGGTAACCATCCGCTTGCCGGCATGGCGCTGCGTTTCGCGTTGACCGTGAAAGACGTGCGTCCCGCTACCGAAGACGAAATCCAGCATGAACACGCGCACGGCGCCGACGGCCTGGAAGTTCTCGACGACGACGAGGACGATGAAGAAGACAAGTCAGGGCCCACGCTGCACTGA